In Apium graveolens cultivar Ventura chromosome 10, ASM990537v1, whole genome shotgun sequence, the following are encoded in one genomic region:
- the LOC141688904 gene encoding uncharacterized protein LOC141688904, producing the protein MNVRKVENQEIMKPCSMVVAVEQDKKESQETANDDDDDDEVVVKHLHSIKSNVVIRQFPSQGISFKLWPAATTLVSLLDNSAFSSLFQPSSSKPLRLLELGSGTGIVGIAAAAILGTHVTITDLAHALPNLKFNAEANSKTIGGNAGKLEVAALSWGDDQDMEAVNSQADFDIIMGSDLVYHHHLFDPLLRTLRFFLLGDQVNKDRVFVMAHSKRWKKETAFFKRAYKDFDVKVIHRDDPCNGDRLGILVCTFVAKNKRKKKAEDVNNNQSN; encoded by the coding sequence ATGAATGTTAGAAAAGTAGAGAATCAAGAAATAATGAAGCCTTGTAGTATGGTGGTAGCAGTTGAACAAGACAAAAAAGAGAGCCAAGAAACAGcaaatgatgatgatgatgatgatgaagtaGTTGTAAAGCACCTCCATTCTATAAAATCAAATGTTGTGATTAGGCAGTTTCCATCCCAAGGCATCTCCTTCAAGCTCTGGCCTGCCGCTACCACTCTAGTTTCTCTCCTCGACAACTCCGCATTCTCCTCCCTATTCCAACCCTCATCTTCCAAGCCACTCCGCCTTTTGGAGCTAGGTTCCGGCACTGGCATTGTTGGAATAGCTGCAGCTGCTATTCTTGGCACTCATGTAACCATCACAGATCTCGCACATGCTCTCCCTAATCTCAAATTCAATGCGGAAGCAAATTCCAAGACCATTGGGGGTAATGCAGGGAAACTGGAAGTTGCAGCGTTGTCGTGGGGCGACGACCAAGACATGGAAGCTGTCAATAGCCAGGCTGATTTTGATATCATTATGGGCTCTGATTTGGTATATCATCATCACCTCTTCGATCCTTTGTTGCGAACTTTAAGATTCTTTTTGTTGGGTGATCAAGTGAACAAGGATAGAGTGTTTGTGATGGCTCATTCCAAGAGGTGGAAGAAAGAAACTGCGTTTTTTAAGAGAGCTTATAAGGATTTCGATGTTAAGGTTATTCACAGAGATGATCCATGTAACGGAGATAGACTTGGGATTCTTGTCTGCACTTTCGTTGCAAAGAACAAGAGGAAGAAGAAAGCTGAAGATGTGAATAACAATCAATCCAACTAG
- the LOC141688903 gene encoding uncharacterized protein LOC141688903: protein MDKAMMLLIKRASKRGDDSAPCGPTRVGHSVSIELLDDQGNRIVEDVEKAMPDVEPADLNPRKRGRREVEGENCGEGGTVEGEVLVGGVNRTLTLVGNRATMTPTIDPRQKKGVVRVDIQPHERWTGGTTVPLRVFDLFHLPQDAIAFDGRRREDLVDRCKSRAGRFLADFMHIVEEFRTDGNDAACKRLEAEVSSLKVERKKLMAGYSELEKRSSDLTANNIALSKKVGEMEVGKQSLDATVSELERRLSEVEKERDELKGKCEGLERHVEGMNSSYRLIVEENTSLKAEVEKAVEDIASALEDGYGRCVVRMKNAGLDTTGHSFEDYIRDLAASRPNDPVGGS from the exons ATGGACAAGGCGATGATGCTACTTATTAAGAGAGCCTCGAAGAGGGGTGATGATAGTGCCCCCTGTGGCCCCACGAGGGTTGGGCATTCTGTATCAATTGAGCTACTGGATGACCAAGGAAATAGAATCGTGGAAGATGTTGAGAAGGCTATGCCAGATGTGGAGCCGGCTGATTTGAATCCTCGTAAGAGGGGTCGTCGGGAGGTTGAAGGGGAGAATTGTGGAGAAGGTGGGACTGTTGAAGGGGAAGTGTTGGTTGGTGGGGTGAATAGGACCCTTACACTGGTCGGTAACAGGGCGACGATGACCCCTACCATCGACCCTCGACAGAAAAAAGGAGTTGTAAGGGTTGATATTCAGCCCCACGAACGCTGGACAGGTGGAACAACTGTGCCGTtgagggtttttgatctttttcATCTCCCTCAAGATGCGATTGCTTTCGATGGGCGTCGGCGAGAGGATTTAGTGGATCGTTGTAAGAGTCGTGCTGGAAGG TTCCTCGCAGATTTTATGCATATTGTAGAGGAATTTCGCACTGACGGCAATGATGCTGCTTGTAAGAGATTAGAAGCGGAGGTGAGTTCTCTCAAGGTCGAGAGAAAGAAACTCATGGCAGGTTATTCGGAGTTGGAAAAGAGATCGTCAGATTTGACGGCGAATAATATCGCGTTGTCGAAGAAGGTGGGTGAGATGGAAGTTGGGAAGCAATCGTTGGATGCCACAGTCTCGGAGCTCGAGAGGAGGCTTTCTGAAGTGGAGAAGGAGCGAGATGAGTTGAAGGGAAAGTGCGAGGGCTTGGAGCGTCATGTTGAGGGGATGAATTCTTCTTATCGTTTAATTGTTGAGGAGAATACCAGCCTAAAGGCAGAAGTGGAGAAGGCTGTGGAGGACATCGCTAGTGCCCTTGAGGATGGTTACGGGCGGTGTGTTGTCCGCATGAAAAATGCAGGACTCGACACGACGGGACATTCCTTCGAGGACTATATCCGCGATCTTGCTGCCTCACGACCTAATGATCCAGTTGGAGGCTCTTGA